The Streptomyces collinus DNA segment CCGGCGGGCCCAGGAGCGGCCGGACGACGTGGCGCTGCTGCTGACGGCGTACCGGTGAATACGGCGCCCGGCTCCGGGCATGCTGCCCGGACGCCCGGCCGAACAGCCGAACGGCCGTGCGAAGCGGCGCGGGGTACCGTGGGCGGGACCGGCGAACAAGGCGGTGGTGGCGGTGGAGTGGCGGCGGTACGCCGAGCAGATGGCGCAGCTCGCCCGGGATCTGGTCGCCCAGGATTCGGTGCAGGCGACGCTGGACGCGGTCTCGGCGGCGGCGGTGGAGCTGGTCGAGGGCTGCGACGCGGCGGGGATCCTGACGGTGTCGAAGGGCCGGGCCGTGACGCTGGCCAAGTGCGGCGACCTCGTCGAGGAGTCGGACCGGCTGCAGGGCGAGCTCGGTGAGGGGCCCTGCTTCGACGCCGCGCGCCGCGTGGACGGCGAGCGGCTGTTCCGCATCGCCGACATGACCCGGCCGCAGCCGTCCTGGCCGCGCTACAGCCGGGCCGCTCGCGACCTCGGGATCGGCAGCATGACAGGCGTCCTGCTCTACACGGACGAGGAGGAGTTCGGCGCGCTGAACCTCTACTCGCGCCGTCCCGGGGCGTTCGGCAAGGACATCGAGTCGGCGGGCTGGCTGCTCGCCTCCCACGCCGCCGTCGCCCTGTCCACCGCCCGTACCGTCGACCAGCTCGAACACGCCCTGGAGACGCGGCACGCCATCGGTGAGGCCATGGGGATCCTGATGGAGCGCCATCAGCTGAGCGAGGACGAGGCCTTCGGCGTGCTGCGGCGCATCTCCCAGGACCACAACCTCAAGCTGCGCGACGTGGCCCGGCGGGTCCGGGCCCAGCCGTCCGGTCAGGTCTGACCGGACGGCAGGCTCATGGCGCGCAGGAGCAGCACCGCGATGTCGTCGTTGTGCTGTCCGGTGGGTGTGGTGTGGCGGACGAGCCGGTCGATGAGGCGCTCCAGGTCCTGCCCGTCGGCGGCGTCCAGGTGCCCGGCGAGGTCGGTCGTGGTGCGGGTGGCGTCGGTGCCGGGGAGTTCGACCAAGCCGTCGGTGTAGAGGGCGAGGGTCGTGCCGGGGAACAGGGGCACGGTGGTGACCGGGTAGTGGCCGCCGGTGTCGATGCCCAGCAGCGGGCCGGGGTCGACGTCCAGGACCCGGGCGGGCTGCCGGGCGTGCCGCAGCAGCGGCGGCACGTGCCCCGCGCTGGCGAAGGACGCCTGCCGGCCGGCCAGGTCGAGGTGGACGTAGAGGCAGGAGACGAGCAGGTCGGAGTCGAGGTCGGCCAGGAGCCGGTTGGTGCGGGCCAGGACCTGGCCGGGTGCGGCGCCGGCGGTGGCGTGGGCGTGGACGGCGGTGCGGACCTGGCCCATGAGGGCCGCGGCGGCGACGCTGTGGCCCTCCACGTCGCCGATGACGGCGGCCGCGGTCGTGTCGTTCACACGCAGGACGTCGAAGAAGTCGCCGCCGACCTCGGTGCCGTGGCCGGCGGGCAGGTAACGGGCGGCGACGTCGAGGCCGGGCAGGCGCGGCAGGGCCCGGGGCAGCAGGGCGCGCTGCAGCTCGTGCACGAGCCGGTGTTTGGTGTCGTAGAGCCGGGCGCGGTCGAGGGCCTGGGCGATCAGGCCGGACAGCGAGGTGAGGACGGCGCGTTCGTCGGCGGTGAAGGTGTGCGGCCGGGCGTAGGACAGGATGCAGCAGCCGACGGGGCGGCCGGAAATGATCAGGGGGAGGAACGCCCAGGCCTGCTTGCCGCTGATCTGGGGTGCTCTGGGGTAGCTGGCGGCCAGTTCCGCGGGGTCGGCGAAGAAGGCGGGGGTGCCGCTGGCGAGGACCTGGCCCGCGGGGGTGAGGTCGGTGTCCAGGGACAGGACGTCGAGCCGCTCCATGACCTCGGCCGGGTAGCCGTGGTAGCCGGTGATCTTCAGCCGCCCGGCGTCGACGCCGGACAGCACCAGGCCCTGGGCGCCGAAGGCGGGCAGGATCTGGTGGGTGATCAGCTCCACGAGGTCGCGCACGGTCACCGACTCGGTGAGCGCGGCGGCCAGGTGCACGAGTTGGTAGAGGCGTCCCGTCGGTGCCACGGTGGGCGGCCGCGCGCCGGCGGGCGGCGGGTCACCGGCCTGCTCCGTGCTCGGCAGGACGCGGACGCTGATGCCGCTGGTGTCGGGATAGAGCTGGAAGGTCAGGGGCTCGTCCGGGGGGCGGAGCGCGGTGAAGGAGACGGGGGCGCGGCTGACCACCGCCGTGCGGTAGTGGTCCTCGTAGACGGGGGCGTCGAGCCACGACAGGGACTGCCAGGGTCTGGTGCCCAGGAGCCGGTCGGCGCCGCGGCCGAGCAGGCGGGCCGCGGTGTCGGTGATGAAGGTGACGCGGCCCTCCAGGTCGAGGGCCAGGGCGCCCTCGGGGAGGCGTTCGAGGTAGTCGGCGGCGGCCAGGCCGGTCTGCGCGGGGTGGCGGGTGGCGTCCACGGGGACGACCCGCGGCAGTTCGGGCAGGGACGGCGGCCGGGGGGCGTCGTCAAGGAGACGGGCCATGCGGCGGGCGCTGGAGGTGATGTGGCCGCGTTCCCGTGGCGTGACCCGGCGCGGCCGGCCGGCGGGCCACATCAGCACGAGGCCGCCCCAGGAGCGCCGTACGCCGGTCAGCGGGACGGCGACGAGCGCGAACGGGTAGGGCAGGACGGCGGCGGCGCGGGGGTAGCGGCGGGCCATGTCGTCCTGGCCGGCCACGCTGACCAGGGTGTCGTCGTGGATCGCGTCGGCGACCGGGACCGGTGCGGTCAGCGGGAGCCGCCGCCAGGGGGCGGTGAAAGCCACCGGCAGACCGCACAGGGCGACCAGGCGCAGCACCGGCTCGGCCTCCTCGATGAGGTAGAGGCCGCCGATGGAGGCGCCGGTGCCGCGCACGGTGTCGGCCAGGGCCGCCCCCAGGGCGTCGTCCGGTGATCCGGCGCCGCCGGGGTGCTCGATGCTCCCGGGCATGGTGTCCTCCCGCTCCTACCCGGACGCTACGCCTGGCGGAGCGTCCGGGCATGTCATAGGGGACGGGTGCCCGGTTTGATGCTGGATGTGCAGATATCGATACTGGGCTGCGGGGCTGCCGGAACCGACGGTCCGGCCGTCACCGCGCCGCCCGCCCCGCAGGCGTCCGTGGACGACCCGCGGGCGGCCGTTGCGGGACGGATGTGCAGGTACCGGAACGGAGCCGCGGGGCTGCCGGGACCGACGGTCCGGCCGTCACCGCGCCGCCCGCCCCGCAGGCGTTCGCGGACGACCCGCGGGCGGCCGTTGCGGGACGGATGTGCAGGTACCGGTACGGAGCCGGCAGGACTGCCGGGAACGATGGTCCGGCCGTTTCCCGCGGGCGGCCGTGCGGGAGGACGCCGGCTGGCAGAATCGGGAGCCCTGACGGCAACGGGAGGCCGGCTTGCAGACGCTGACATCGCGGGACCCGCTGGCCGTCGCCGTCACGGAGGCGATCCGCACCGGGGATCTGCCCGGGCTCCGGCGGCTGCTCGCCGACCATCCCGGTCTCGCCGCCGCACGCATCACCGAGCAGGGCGAGGACGGCGAGGGCACGCGTACCCTGCTGCACATCGCGGCCGACTGGCCCGGTCACTTCCCCAGGGGCCCCGAGGTGGTCGCGGTCCTGGTGGCCGCCGGGGCCGATCCGCAGGCCCGCTTCGAGGGTGCGCACGCGGAGACGCCGCTGCACTGGGCCGCCAGCAGCAACGACGTGCCCGTCCTGGACGCACTGATCGCGGCCGGGGCCGACATCGAGGCACCCGGGGCGGTGATCGGCGGCGGCACCCCGCTCGCCGACGCCCGGGGCTTCGGCCAGTGGCGCGCCGCGCACCGGCTCGTCGAGCACGGCGCCCGCGTCACTCTCCAGGACGCCGCCACGCTCGGTCTGCTCGACCGGGTCCGGGCCTGCGTCGAAGCGGACGAGGCGCCGTCACCGGAGGAGATCACCAGTGCGTTCTGGGGCGCCTGCCACGGTGGCCACCTGCCCACCGCGCAGTACCTCCACCAACGGGGCGCGGACCCCGACTGGTGCGGCTACGACGGCATGACCCCGCTGGACGTCGCCCGCACCCAGGACGCCGACGACGTCGTGCGCTGGCTGCGCGGCCTGGGCGCCGGGAGCCGCGCCTGAGGGGCCCCTCCACCAGGCCCGTCCGGGCCGCGTGGCCTGGCGCCCCCGCCACGGTCGGCGCCCTCCTCCGCCCGGCAGCGGGCGAGGTCCCTCACAGGCAGTAGCGCACGAGCCACTCGTCCTGGTTGTACGCGGTGCGCGCCGGGTCGGGCACGCTCGCCGCCCGCTCCTCGACCATGTCCTCCACGCGCACCGGCTCCGGCAGTGACCCGAAGCGGGCCCGGCGGGCCGCGCCCTCCGCCTCGCTCCCCTGCTGCGTCGTCGCCTCGTCCACGGCGATTCCCCTCTCCGGCTGGTCGGTCCGACCGTTCGTCCCTTGGTGGGCAAAGAGTTGACGTGCGGGAGGGGCTTCTGGTTCCCGGGGCGTCGCTCAGCCGTAGACGTTGCGCTGCCACTGGTGCCCGGCGAGGGTGGCCGGCTGGTCGCCCTCCCTGCCCAACCCTCGGAGCAGCCACAGACAGCCCAGAACCTAACGAAGCTCTACCAGGCGATCGTCCGCCGGAGATCACCAAGGTTTCTCCGGCCGGTTCGCTTGTTCGGGCGTACGAACTTTCACCTCGGCGGTTCCCCTTCCGGGCTCTCGATGATAGGAAACCTTCCTGTCAGTTCTGCACGGCCAGCTCTTCCAACCCCCCACTCTGCTTGGAGGCCCCGTGAGACACCCCGCCACCCCGGCGACGCGCCGCACCGCCCTGACCCTGTTCGGCGCGGCCCTCGCGGCCACCCCGTTCCTGAAACCCGTCGCCGCGACGGCGTCCGTGCGGGCGACCGGACTCGACGACCCGGCGAAGAAGGAGATCGCCATGCAGCTCGTGTCGAGCGCCGAGAACTCCTCCCTCGACTGGAAGGCGCAGTACCAGTACATCGAGGACATCCGCGACGGCCGCGGCTACACCGCCGGCATCATCGGGTTCTGCTCCGGCACCGGCGACATGCTCGACCTCGTCGAGCTCTACACCGACCGCAGGCCCGGCAACGTCCTCGCGAAGTACCTGCCGGCCCTGCGCGAGGTCAACGGCTCGGACTCGCATGCCGGACTCGACCCCGGCTTCCCCGCCGACTGGCGCCGGGCGGCCCGGGACGCCGCGTTCCAGCGGGCCCAGGACGACGAGCGCGACCGGGTGTACTTCGGCCCGGCGGTCCGGCAGGGGAAGGCGGACGGGCTGCGCGTGCTCGGCCAGTTCGCGTACTACGACGCCATCGTCATGCACGGCGACGGCACCGACCCCCTGAGCTTCCGCAACATCCGCAGGCGCGCGCAGCGCACGGCGAAACCGCCGGCGCAGGGCGGTGACGAGGTGACGTACCTCGACGCCTTCCTGGACGCACGGGTGTGGGCCATGAAGCAGGAGGAAGCGCACAGCGACACGAGCCGGGTCGACACCGCGCAGCGCGTCTTCCTGCGCCGGCGCAACCTCGACCTGAACCCGCCACTGGACTGGAAGGTCTACGGCGACAGCTACCACATCGGCTGACACGACCGGCCCGGGCCGGAATTGGTCCACCAAGCGGGCAGGGAAGTGGACCCCGTCCCGGGCCGCCCGGCTGCCTAGCGTCACCCCCATGAACGCCACGACCACGCGCGGGGCCCTGCTCGCCGCGCTCGCCTGCCTCCTCGTCGGAGGATCCTTCACCGCCAACAGCGTCCTGGGCGACTACCCGTACGCGGGCGGCCAGTTCCTGCGCTACGCACTGGCCTGTCTGTTACTGCTCCCGGCGGCCGGGAAAGGCGCCGCCGACCGGCTGCGGGCCCTGACACCCCGCCAGTGGAGCCGTCTCGCCCTGCTCGCGGCGGTCGGCATGGTCGGTTTCAACCTGGCCGTCATCGCCGCCGAGCGCACGGCGGAACCCGCGGTGCCCGGCGTGTTCGTGGGCTGCGCACCGGTGGCCGTCGCCGTGCTCGTGCCCCTCCTGGACGGGCGCAGGCCCCAACGGGTCGTGCTGTACGGGTCGTTGCTGGTGGCCGTCGGCGCCTTCACCGTGCAGGGCTGGGGGCGCACGGACGGCACCGGCATCGCCTTCTCCGTGTGCGCCCTGGCCGGGGAGGTCGGGTTCGCCGTGCTCGCGGTGCCCGTGCTGCGGCCGCTCGGGCCGCGGCTGCTGTCCGCCACGGTGTGCGCGGTCGCCGCGCTGGAGTCGGCGGCGGTCGGGCTGCTCGTCGACGGCGCCGGCTGGCTGCGGCGTCCGGACACCGTCGAGACGGCCGCGCTGCTGTGGCAGGCGGTGGTGGTCACCGTGGTCGGGTTCGTGTGCTGGTACATGGGCATGCAGCGGATCGGCGCGGAACGCGCCACGCTCTTCTCGGGCCTCATCCCGGTCGCGGCGGCCTGCACCGCACCGCTCGTCGGCACGGGTTCCTACGGGCCCGCGCAGGCGGCGGGCAGTGCGCTGGTGGGGCTCGGCGTGGCGCTCGGGTCGGGTGCGCTACGGCGTGCGGAGCGGAAGCGGGGCCCGCGGGGTCGGGCCTTTCGGGGGAACGGGCGCCCGGAGTACCGCGGCGTCCGCGTGCCTGAAAGGCCGGAGTGATCACGCGCGCATCTAATGGACGGCATTGACCTCCCGGCCGACACAGGAGACGACGTCCATGCCGCACAGCCGCTCCGGTGAAGGGGACGAGAAGGCCGCGCGCGGGGGTGTGCTGCGGCGACTGGGCGAGTGGTGCGCACGCCACTTCGTCGTCGTCATCATCGCCTGGCTGGTGGCACTGGTGGCGCTGCAGGTCGTCAGCCGTGAGTTCGGAGGGGAGTACTCCGACAACTTCAGCCTGCCCCAGGCGCAGGCCCAGAAGGGCCTGGACGTGCTGAAGGCGCACGATCCCCAGGCCGGCGGCTACAGCAGCCAGATCGTGATGCGCGACGACCAGCAGCCCCTGACCTCGCTGAGCTCCCAGACGTCGACCACGATCGCCGATCTGGAGAAGCTCCCGCACGTGCTGTCCGCCCAGAACCCGCTGTCCGCCCCGGCCACTCCGAGCGGCCAACAGAACGTGGGGCCGCTGTCGGACGACAAGAAGACGGCCTACATC contains these protein-coding regions:
- a CDS encoding SpoIIE family protein phosphatase, encoding MPGSIEHPGGAGSPDDALGAALADTVRGTGASIGGLYLIEEAEPVLRLVALCGLPVAFTAPWRRLPLTAPVPVADAIHDDTLVSVAGQDDMARRYPRAAAVLPYPFALVAVPLTGVRRSWGGLVLMWPAGRPRRVTPRERGHITSSARRMARLLDDAPRPPSLPELPRVVPVDATRHPAQTGLAAADYLERLPEGALALDLEGRVTFITDTAARLLGRGADRLLGTRPWQSLSWLDAPVYEDHYRTAVVSRAPVSFTALRPPDEPLTFQLYPDTSGISVRVLPSTEQAGDPPPAGARPPTVAPTGRLYQLVHLAAALTESVTVRDLVELITHQILPAFGAQGLVLSGVDAGRLKITGYHGYPAEVMERLDVLSLDTDLTPAGQVLASGTPAFFADPAELAASYPRAPQISGKQAWAFLPLIISGRPVGCCILSYARPHTFTADERAVLTSLSGLIAQALDRARLYDTKHRLVHELQRALLPRALPRLPGLDVAARYLPAGHGTEVGGDFFDVLRVNDTTAAAVIGDVEGHSVAAAALMGQVRTAVHAHATAGAAPGQVLARTNRLLADLDSDLLVSCLYVHLDLAGRQASFASAGHVPPLLRHARQPARVLDVDPGPLLGIDTGGHYPVTTVPLFPGTTLALYTDGLVELPGTDATRTTTDLAGHLDAADGQDLERLIDRLVRHTTPTGQHNDDIAVLLLRAMSLPSGQT
- a CDS encoding DMT family transporter, translated to MNATTTRGALLAALACLLVGGSFTANSVLGDYPYAGGQFLRYALACLLLLPAAGKGAADRLRALTPRQWSRLALLAAVGMVGFNLAVIAAERTAEPAVPGVFVGCAPVAVAVLVPLLDGRRPQRVVLYGSLLVAVGAFTVQGWGRTDGTGIAFSVCALAGEVGFAVLAVPVLRPLGPRLLSATVCAVAALESAAVGLLVDGAGWLRRPDTVETAALLWQAVVVTVVGFVCWYMGMQRIGAERATLFSGLIPVAAACTAPLVGTGSYGPAQAAGSALVGLGVALGSGALRRAERKRGPRGRAFRGNGRPEYRGVRVPERPE
- a CDS encoding ankyrin repeat domain-containing protein; the protein is MQTLTSRDPLAVAVTEAIRTGDLPGLRRLLADHPGLAAARITEQGEDGEGTRTLLHIAADWPGHFPRGPEVVAVLVAAGADPQARFEGAHAETPLHWAASSNDVPVLDALIAAGADIEAPGAVIGGGTPLADARGFGQWRAAHRLVEHGARVTLQDAATLGLLDRVRACVEADEAPSPEEITSAFWGACHGGHLPTAQYLHQRGADPDWCGYDGMTPLDVARTQDADDVVRWLRGLGAGSRA
- a CDS encoding GAF and ANTAR domain-containing protein; amino-acid sequence: MAQLARDLVAQDSVQATLDAVSAAAVELVEGCDAAGILTVSKGRAVTLAKCGDLVEESDRLQGELGEGPCFDAARRVDGERLFRIADMTRPQPSWPRYSRAARDLGIGSMTGVLLYTDEEEFGALNLYSRRPGAFGKDIESAGWLLASHAAVALSTARTVDQLEHALETRHAIGEAMGILMERHQLSEDEAFGVLRRISQDHNLKLRDVARRVRAQPSGQV
- a CDS encoding chitosanase; protein product: MRHPATPATRRTALTLFGAALAATPFLKPVAATASVRATGLDDPAKKEIAMQLVSSAENSSLDWKAQYQYIEDIRDGRGYTAGIIGFCSGTGDMLDLVELYTDRRPGNVLAKYLPALREVNGSDSHAGLDPGFPADWRRAARDAAFQRAQDDERDRVYFGPAVRQGKADGLRVLGQFAYYDAIVMHGDGTDPLSFRNIRRRAQRTAKPPAQGGDEVTYLDAFLDARVWAMKQEEAHSDTSRVDTAQRVFLRRRNLDLNPPLDWKVYGDSYHIG